CGTCGGCCTGAGCATGCGAATGGGCGCCGGCCTCCACGGCGCGCGTGTCGTTGCCGGTGGCGAGGACGACGGCGGAGATCCCGTTCATGATGCCCTTGTTGTGGGTGGCCGCACGGTAGGGGTCGGCCGCCGCCAGCTCATAGGCGTGGAGGATGTTGTCGACGACCTCGCTGCCGCCGAGCATCTCCTTGTCGAAGACAGCACGTGCGCGGCTCAGGCGCAGATCTGCCTTGTTCGTGAGGATGCGCAGGAGAGCGTCGCCCTGGGCGATCGCGGCCAGACTGCCGGAGACGGCCTCAGCCATGGTGTTCACCGCGTTGGCTCCCATGGCGTCGCGGACGTCGACGTGGAGGTGGACGACGACGTAGGTCGCCGATTTCGCTTCGACGAGTCGGACGTCGAGGCCCTTGACGCCCCCGCCGACCTCGACGAGCTTCGGATCCTGAGCATTGGCCAGGTCGATGACTTCGTCCTGATGCTCGAGGATGCGGGAGCGGGCGGCATGGGGGTCGGCGACATTGATGAGCTGGATCTGCGCCTGCATGATCGGCTGGGTCGAGCTCGTGGAGAAGCCGCCCTGGGGGCGCGCCATTCGGGCAGCATTGCTTGCTGCGGCGATGACCGAAGCCTCTTCGGTGGCCATGGGCACGAGGACATCGGTGCCGTTGATCGTGAAGTTGGTGGCCGTTCCCAACGGCAGGGAGAAGACGCCGAATACGTTCTCACTGAGATTCGCCGCCTGCTCGGGCCCGAACGCGGTCGCATCGATCTGGGCGAAGGCGCCATCGTCGAGGCCGGTCGCCTCGGCCACCGCCGAGCGTCGATCGTTGACCGACATATTGCGGAAGCCGGCGATGCGACTGTTCTCTGCCATTGCGTGTCTCCTGTCGAGTCTTCATCGAGTCTGTGTCGGCCGACCGCTGCTGCCGGAAGTGTCTGAGTAGAGCCGGTCGGATCTTCTGCGCAGAGTGATTCCGCGCAGAGTTCAGTCAAGCACTTCGCGACTCGATCGTCTATGGCCGTTTCGGACAGTGATGATTGAGGTTCCTGGCGTTCTCGGCCAGGGATTCTTGGTCATGGTGTGCGTACTCGGATCTGTGAGTCGGGGTTCGGGAGTCGAGTCGGCTGCGTTCAGACCTTGCGCTGAAGCTGATCCAGACGGAGTGCGACGTGGAGGCGGAACGCGTATTCGGGGGCTCGCCAGTCGTTGTCGAGTACCGTATCGATGCGCTCCAGTCGGAGTTTGACGGTGTTGATGTGAACCGAGAGAGCGGCGGCGGTGCGGCTGATGCTGCTGCCGTGTTCGAAGTATGCGCGCAGAGTGGTGACCAGATCGGCCGACTGCCTCCGGTCCCATTGTCGGAGGGGTTCGAGCATGCGCTCCATGAACTGTCCGACGTGCTCGGGGGCTGTGCCGAACATGGCTGTGTAGGGTGCGAAGTCCTCGGCGGGACAGACGCCTCTGGCGATCGAGAGCGCATTGAGGACTCGCACGCACGACCACAGCTCGTCCTCTGCGGTACGCAGCTGAGAACGCTGGAATCCGGTGTCGGAGACGACGATCAGGCTCTCGCGCAGGACGTCTGATGCCGCGAGGAGTTCCTCCAGCTGTGTCCGGGTCCGATGAGCCGAGCGGGGCAGCAGCACGGTCAGGCCGGGGGAGCGCTGGGTCATGAGGATCCGCGGCTCGATCCGAGCCAGATATGAGCCGATGCGGTCGAAGTCAGCGGGGCCGGCTTGGACCACGATCAGCTGCCAGGGGCCGAGTAGGGTGAAGTTGCCGGAGCGCGCTCGCGCTCGCAGCTCGTCCAGACTTCTGGTGTCGGCGATGAGGTCGAGGGCCAGCTCGCCGCGCACACGGTTCTCGGCATCGGCACGAGACTGCTCGTTCATGTGGATGAGGGCCAGGGACTGTGCGGCTTGAGCGACGATGCTGTGGTCGCCGTCTTTCAAGGCGTTGCGGAAGCGCACGAACAGTCCGCTGTGCCGACGACTGTTCGATGCCACCGAAGCGACGATGAGTCGCTCATCGTCGGCGACCTGAGCACTGCGCCCGGTGCGGTGGCTGGTGTCCAGCGCGGCCAGAATCTCCCCTCTGCTCGCATCGGAGTCTCCGAGGAGCCCGTCGTCGGATGAGAACCCCGGCGATGAGGATTCGTTCGATGGGAACTCGGGGGATTCGAGCAACCGGCTGTCCACGATGAGGACCTCGGCACGGAGGGTTTCGGCGATGACGTCCGTGACGGCTGCTGCACCGTGGCCCTGCAGCACCAACTGGGTCAGCTGCTCTTCGACCTCAACGAGGCGCTGTAAGGTATTCGCCTTGGCCGCGGCCAGTTCTTCCGAGGCAGCTGACAGCGCGGCCGCCTCGGCGAGTTCGCCCATGAGCCGTGCGGTCTTGAGGATCACCGAGGCGTGGTCGGCCAGTGCGGAGAGCAGGGTGATCTCATCGGCACCGAAGTCATGCGGGTAGCGATTCGCCGCGAACAGGGCACCGAGGACCTCGCCGTCGACGACCATGGGCACGCCGAGGAGCGATTCCATGCCTTCCGCCTTGACAGCTGAGTCGACGCGTCGCTCATGAGGCAGCTGAGTCAGGTCGTAGTCGGAGGTCCAGTGGGCGGCTCGGTCGCGGACGACGCGGCCTGCGAGTCCGACTCCGGGTGGTACGCGCAGTGCTGGGAGCTGGAGCGATATGGCTCCGCGGCTGGCTCTGACGTTGAGCTCGTCGGTGTCCGGGCTGTATTCCGAGAGGTAGGCGATGTCGCAGCCGATCAGCGACTTGGCCCTGTCGACGAGCTTCTGCAGAAGACGCTTCGTGTCCCTGACCTGGATGAGTTCCGAGGCGCTTTCGAGCAGGGCGGCGCGTTCATGATCCTTCTGTCGCCAGCGCACCATGGTGGTGGACAGATCGAGCAGTGAATCGACCAACACGGGTCGGCGTCCGAGTTCTGCTTCCAGCCGGCTGCGGTCGACATGCGTTCCACGCGCCACCAGATTGACTGCCTGCGCGACGGACTCCACTGATACCGTGTCTGATTCCGCTGCGCGCTCCGTCATGGACCCATTGTCTCAGCCGCCCGTCGCATACCTCAGCCGGCTCTCGCCTGCCTCAGTCGCCCTGCTCAGGGCTCAAGCCGGCCGTCGCGCCGCTGGCTCACCCCGCTGCCGGTGACAGATCCTTGACGGTCGGCAGTTCGCAGGTGGTGCTGGCCTTCTGCTTGTAGCCGGAGAGGAACTCGCCGAGGCGGTTGATCGATTCGTCGAGGACTTCGACCGAGGGCAGGGTGACGAGTCGGAAGTGGTCCGGCCTCGACCAGTTGAAGGCCGTGCCGTGGGAGACGAGGATCTTCTGCTCACGCAGCAGATCGAGGGCGAACTGTTCGTCATCTGTGATGTCGAACGTGTCGACGTCGAGCTTTGCGAACATGTACAGCGCGCCGCTGGCCCGGTGGGCTGACACCCCGTCGATGGCGTTCAGTCCCTCGTGGGCGACGTCCATCTGAGCGCCGAGCCGACCCTGCGGGAGGACGAGGTCCTCGATCGACTGCTTTCCGCCCAGAGCCGCCTGGATCGCATGCTGGGCCGGAACGTTCGCACACATGCGCATATTGGCCAGGAGCTTGATTCCCTCGAGGTAGCTCTTCGCCTCTGAAAGCGGGCCGGTGATGGCCAGCCAGCCGGCGCGGTATCCGGCGATCCGGTAGGCCTTCGACAAGCCGGAATACGTCAGGCACAGCACGTCGTCGCCGGTGAGAGTCGCCATGTTGACCATCTCGACGCCGTCGTAGGTGATCTTCTCGTAGATCTCGTCGGCGAAGATGATGAGGCCGTGCCGACGTGCGATGTCGACGATCTTCTTCAGGGTCTCGCGCGAGTAGACGGCACCGGTCGGGTTGTTCGGGTTGATGACGACGATGCCGCGGGTGTTCTCGGTGATCTTGGCTTCGAGATCCTCGAGGTCGGGCTGCCAGGCGGTGGCTTCGTCGCAGACGTAGTGCTTCGGTGTGCCGCCGGCCAGCGCGACCGATGCGGTCCACAGCGGGTAGTCCGGGCTCGGGACGAGGATCTCGTCGCCGGGATTGCACAGTGCCTGCAGGGACAGGGTGATGAGCTCGCTGACGCCATTGCCCAGGAACACCTCGGAGGTGTCCAGATTGTGGATGCCTTGGGTCTCGTAATATTGGACGACGGCTCGGCGTCCGGACAGGATGCCACGGGAGTCGGAGTAGCCCTGTGCAACGGGGAGATGGTTGACCATGTCGTGGACGATCGCCTCGGGGGCTTCGAATCCGAAGGGTGCGGGATTGCCGATATTGAGCTTGAGGATGGTGTGACCTGCGGTCTCCATCGCCTCGGCCTCTTCGAGGACCGGTCCCCGGATGTCATAGAGGACGTTGGCCAATTTCGACGACTGCCTGTACATGTGAACCGTGGGAACCTTTCATACGACGATTGCTATATCCACGCTATGACCCTCGCCGAGGTGGTTCCGACCTCACAGAGGCCCGTTTCGTGAACCTTTGGCCGGATGAACGGCTCGTTGTGCAGACCTTTCGTGACCTGCGCAACATGATCGACCGGCGCTAGTGTGAGTGACGTGGTGGATTCTGAGTCTCATCCCCGTCGTCGGGGGCGTCCGCGCAAGGTGAGCAGCGGCGATGCGCGCAAGGCGATCGCCGATGCCGCGTCCGCAGAGTTCGCGCAGAAGGGCTACGACGCGGCTTCGATCCGCGGCATCGCCCGGCGGGCCGAGGTCGATTCCGCCCTCGTCCACCACTACTTCGAGTCCAAGGCGGGCCTCTTCGCCGAGGTGGTCAGGCTTCCCGTCCGCCCCGATCGGATCGTCCGGTCGGCCTTCGACGCCCCGGACGATCGCCTCGGCGAGTCGCTCGTGCGCACCGTGCTCACGGCGTGGGAGCGGACAGCGGTGAGGTCGATCGGGGTCACCGTGCTGCGCTCGGCGGTCAGCGATTCGGACGCCGGCCGTCTCATCAGGCAGTTCCTGATGCGCGAGCTCAAGGGGTCCATCGCGGGCAGGGTTGAGAAGAGCGGCGTCGCTCCCGCCGAGGCGGACCTGCGGGCCACGCTCGTGCTCACCCAGATGGCAGGGGCACTCATCATCCGCCACGTCCTCGAACTCGAGCCCCTTGCCTCGCTGTCGGTCGGTGAACTCACCGCGCGGCTCTCGCCGTCGGTGCAGGGTCATCTCGACGGGGTCGGAGAAGGCGGCAGAGATGGAGAGTCCGGCGGGAGTGCCTCCGGGTAGGGGCGACGCCGCCTGAGGATGACAGCACCCTTGACGGCATCGACTCGTGGGTGCATTATTCATCATATGATGAATAATGGGGTCGAGACGCGAGGACTCACCGTTCGCCGTGGTCGCACCACCGTGATCGACCGACTGGATCTGAACGTGCCCCGCGGCGCGATCGTCGGCTTGCTCGGGCCCAGCGGCAGTGGGAAGACCACCCTCATGCGGGCGATCGTCGGCGTGCAGATCGTCGCGGACGGCAGGGTCACCGTGCTCGGGGAGCCCGCCGGTGCCGCAGTGCTGCGTCACCGGGTGGGCTATATGACCCAGAGGGCCAGCATCTATGACGACCTCACGGTGCGCGCGAATCTGCGCTACTTCGCCCGTGTGCAGGGCGCGTCCGTCGCAGACGTGGACCGCGTTCTCGAGCGCACCGATCTCCTCGGACAGGCTGAGCAGCTTGCCCGCACGCTCTCCGGGGGACAGACCAATCGGGTATCCCTGGCCGCGGCGATGCTCGGTTCCCCGGATCTTCTCGTTCTCGATGAACCGACCGTCGGACTCGATCCCGTGCTGCGGGCCGCGCTGTGGGACATCTTCCGGCGGCTGTCCGACGACGGAACGACCCTGCTGGTCTCGAGTCATGTCATGGACGAGGCCACGCGCTGCGACCGCCTGCTGCTCATGCGCGACGGAGCGGTCATCGCCGACACCACGCCGTCGGAGATGCTTAAGTCGACCGGTGCCGGCAGCGCCGAGGACGCATTCCTCGCCATGATCACCGCCGATTCCGCGCAGAGCGGCTCCCCGTCTCGCCCCGAGGACTTGCCATCTCGACCCGAGCACGTGACACACCTGCTCTCACGCGATGAGGCTGCACCTGTGAGGCAGAGGCGGAAGAGGTCGAGTCGTCGGACAGGAGGCAGGCGATGACTCCGATGCGAACTCTGGTCACAGCGGGCCGCGTGCTGGGCCAGATCCGGAACGATCCCCGCACGATCGTCCTGCTGCTCGTCGTGCCCAGCCTGCTCATCGGCCTCGTCGCCTGGATCTTCGACGAGACCGATGCCTTCGCGACCATCGGGCCGGCGATGCTCGCACTGTTCCCGTTCATCGTCATGTTCCTCGTCACGAGCATCTCGACCCTGCGCGAACGTCGCAGCGGAACCCTGGAACGTCTGCTCTCGATGCCGCTGGGACGCGGCGACTTCATCCTCGGCTACACGCTGGCCTTCGGCCTGCTTGCAGTGGTGCAGACGGCCGTGGCCGTCACCTATGCCACGCTGGTCTGCGGCCTCGAGATCGAGGGCTCCGTATGGCTGCTGTTCGTCGTCGCCGTTGCCGATGCCCTGCTCGGCACCGCCCTGGGGCTGCTCGCCAGCGCTTTCGCGCGCACCGAGTTCCAGGTCGTGCAGTTCATGCCTGTGCTCGTGTTCCCGCAGATCCTTCTGGGCGGGATCTTCCTGCCGCGTGACCAGCTGCCCGAGGTGCTCGAAGTCGTCGGTGATTGGCTGCCGCTGTCGCACGCCATCGACGCGCTGACGGCGGTCGCGACGGGCGATGAGGACTCCGGCTACATCTGGCTGCGCGTGGCCTTCATCGCCTGCTGGATCGTCGGTGCGATCGTCGTCGGCTCGCTGACCTTGCGGCGGAGGACGCCGTGAGTGCGCCATCGGACGTGGCGGCAGTGCCCGCGTCATGGCGGCGAAGGCGCAGATGGAAGGCCCGGGTCAGGCCCTCTGACGGTCGCTGGCGAGCATCGCGTAGATGAGGGTGTCGGTCCATTCGCCCTTCGACCACCAGTCCTGACGCAGGTGTGCTTCCTGCCGCATGCCGATCCTCTCGGCCAGCTTCGCCGAGGTGGTGTTCCGGGCATCCATCCCTGCGAATACCCGGTGCAGCCCGTAGTGGTCGAAGGCGAGATTGAGTACGGCGATGGCCGCTTCGGTCGCGAAGCCGTGCCCGCCGGCCGCGGGGTCGAGGATCCAGCCGATCTCGGCCTTCTCCGTTGATTCCCCGTCGTGCCAGAGGGCGATGGCGCCGATGACGATCGAGCCTTCGATGTCGTCGAGGCCCTCTGCTGTCTCGAGGACGAGTGCCAGGGCACGGGATTCGGTCTCGAGTCCGGTTCGCGGAATGCGCTTCGCGACCTCGGCCTTTGCATCCTCAGCGGTCCAGGGGTCTTGGAGGAGGTACCGCGAGACGTCCTCGCGCGACATGACGGGCAGCAGCGCCTCGGCGTCGGACTCGCGATACGTCCGCAACTGCAGGCGGTCGGTGGTCAGGGGCAGCTCGATCGGATCCATGGTCCAACTCAATCACGCGAAGCCGACGATTGGAACACCAGCCGCTTCAGCTACCCGAACCGACAAAAGCACCGTGCAGGCGGGTTGCCAATGCAGGTTGAGGTAGCTGGAGAGAGTGAACACCCGGGGCGCACACGGGAACATCGTGACAAATGGCATCATCGACCCAGCCTGTCGAGGAACTCGCCTCGGCGCTGTTCGTCTCCTCGGGCACCGTGCGCAACCGTCTGTCGGCGGCGATCGGAAAGACCGACGGCCGCAATCGTGCCGACGCCGTGCGCATCGCCCGCGACAATTGGCCCTTCAGCTACCCGAACCTGCAAGACCACTCCACCTGCACGGTGCTTTTGCCGGTTCGGGTAGCCGAAGCCGGACGCGACTCAGTCCGGCCGGCTCAGCGCCTGCTTCCACGACACCTTCGGGCCCGAGCGCAGGATGGAGCGTTCGAAGATCCTCGTCGCCAACAGCAGCGCCAGGACGGTGGTGACCGCGAGGATGAGCAGGGAGACCAACGGCTCCCACCATTCGATCGTGCCGAGGAAGACTCGCATCGGGACCGCGACCGCCGCGGAGAACGGAATGTAGGACAGTACGGCCATCACCGCTTCGTTGGACGAGAAGATGATGACTCCCATGTAGGGCAGGAAGATGAGCATCATGATCGGGCTGGACGTCGAACCCAGGTCCTCCGTGCGGGAGACCATCGAGGCGGCCGCGGCGTAGAGAGCTGCGATCATGACGAAGCCGACGACGAAGAGTGGGATGAACCACGCGATCGGCTCGGTGACCTTGCCGAGCACCAGGTCGTTTCCGCTGATGGCGGCACCGATGAGGACGGACAGTGCCGTCAGGCCGATCTGTGCGAAGGCGAGGATCGAACACGCCAGGACCTTCCCGAACATCAGCACCTTCGCCGAGGTGGACGCGAGCAGGATTTCGACGATCCGTGACTGCTTCTCCTCCACCACGGACGAGGCGATGGTCGTGCCGAAGGTCACCGCCGACATGAAGAACACGAGCCCGAGGCCCAAGCCGATCAGGTACGTCAGGCCCGGGTCCGGGGCGTCGGGGTCGAGGAGTTCGACCGTCGGGACCTGGCTGAGTTCGCCGGTCAGCGATTCGGGCGCGGAGCGTTCGGCGATGACCGTGACACCGACCGGGGACTGCCCGTCCGCGACGACGGCGGCCTCCACCTCCTCGGAGGTCACGAGGTCCTTCGCCTCGTCTTCGCTGTCGACGGAGACAGGTTCGATGCCGTCGATTCCCTCCACCGCCGTCGCCCCCGCCGAGGTGATCGCCACCTTGTCCGTGGACGAGAACAGTGAGGGCAGCGATCCGGAGACCGCGACGAGTGCTCCGAAGAGGACGATGCTCAGCAGCGTCGAGATCATGAACGCCTTCGACTTCAGCCGGACCATGATCTCACGTTCGATGACGAGGCCGATGGCGGTTGTGAAGCTTGCTCGCTTCGTCTGTGCGGTCGTCGCCAGCCCCGACTTCCTGGAGGTGGTCGTGGTGGGGGTGTTCGCATCCTGGTGGGTGCTCATGCCTGCGTGACCTCCTGGAAGAGTCGGTTGAGGGCGACGGTGTGCGGGGCGAAGGACCTCACCGAGGACACGGACATGGCTCTGCGCAGGACCGCCTCGGCGGTGTCCGGATTCGGGGCCGCGAAGCGCACCCAGTTCCCGTCGAACTCGACGACGGTGATGTCGGGGACCTCGCGGACCCACCCCATGTCCGCATCGGTCTGCAGGATCCACTCGGGGCTGCTGCGCTCGCGGCGCAGCTCATCGGCGGTGCCGTTGGCGACGAGGCGGCCGCGGTCGATGATGACCAGATCGTCGACGAGGCGTTCGACCAGGTCGAGCTGGTGGCTGGAGAAGAGGACGGGCGCGCCGGTGTCGGCGAAATCCTTGAGTACCTCGAGGGTGCGTTCGACGGCGACCGGGTCGAGTCCGGAGAAGGGCTCATCGAGCACGAGGGCGCGCGGACGGTGGATGAGGGCCGCGGCGATCTGGACCTTCTGCTGGTTGCCGAGGCTGACGGCTTCGAGGTTGTCGCCGGGTTCGCCGCCCAAGTCGAGCTGCTCGAGGAGTTCGAGTCCGCGACGGCGGGCGGAGTGACGGCTGAGTCCGTGGAAGCGGGCGAGGTAGATGAGCTGATCGATGATCGGCATCTTCGGGTAGAGGCCGCGCTCCTCGGGCATGTAGCCGATCGCGCTGCGGTGCGCGGCAGTGATGTCCTCGTCGTCGACGGTGATGCGACCGGAGTCCGCGGCGAGCACGCCGAGGATGATGCGCATGGTCGTTGTCTTGCCGGAGCCGTTGGAGCCGACGAATCCGGTCATCCGACCGGCGCCGATGGAGAAGCTCAGGTCGTGCAGGACCTGTTTGTCGCCGAAGCTGCGCGAAATCGCGTCCACAGTGATCATGATTCAACGCTATGCGGTGAGTGGTCGACGCGGATCCGCCGTGGGGAGGATTTTCGGTTCAGCGGGGAGGGGGAGAGCGCCGTACGGCCGAATGCACGTGGCGGCTCCGTGCCGACTGCGCGCAGAGTGTGTCAGCGACTGAGTCAGCCGCCGACGATTCCGTTCTCGTAGGCGAAGATGACGGCGTGGATCCGGTCGCGGATGTCGAGCTTCGTCAGCAGATTGGACACATGCGTCTTGACGGTGGCCTCGCCGACGAAGAGCTTGCCCGCGATCTCCCCATTGCTCAGTCCTGTGGCCACGAGGTGGAGGACCTCGAGTTCGCGGTCGGTGAGCAGCTCCAGTTCAGGGGCCGCCGAGGCGGTCGTCTCGGGGCTGCGCACGGAGCGTTCGATGACGCGTCGGGTCACCTCGGGGGACAGAAGCCCGTCGCCGTTCGCCAGGGCTGTGACGGCGTCGATGAGCTGCTCCGCCTCGGCGGTCTTGAGCAGGAATCCGCTGGCACCGGCGGCCAGCGCTTGGAACAGGAAGTCGTCACGGTCGAAGGTGGTGAGCATGAGGACCGCGCCGGCCGCGCCTCGACGGACGATCTCCGCGGTGGATTCGAGTCCGTCCATGACGGGCATCTGGACGTCCATGCAGATGACGTCCGGTGACAGGTCGAGTGCCCGGTCGATGGCAACCTGCCCGTTCTCGGCTTCACCGACGACGGTGATGGTGTCCTCGCTCTCGAGGATGGTGCGGAAGCCGGTTCGGACCATCGACTGGTCGTCGACGAGGAGGACTCGGATCACGGTTCAGGCCTTTGCTGTGGAGTCGGCGGCGGATGAGGCAGGGGCGTCGGGTCCGGTGGACGAGGCGGCGGTCTCCGAAGCAGCGGGTGAGGGGGCTTCGGCCTCGGGTTCGGCGACGTTGCGTGGGTACGGAATCCGTGCACGCACAAGCCAGCCGCCGCGTGATTTCGGGCCGGCTTCGAGGGTCCCGCCCAGGGCGCTCATCCGTTCGCGCATCCCGATGATTCCGAGACCCGAGCCCGCATGCCTGGCAACTCGGGTGCCTGCGGAATCGTCGTCATCCGACTCGGGGTCTCGCTCCGGTGCAGGCTCGGGTGCAGGCTCGTGGCTCCGCTCCGGCGCGGGGGCGAGGTCGTGCTCCGGTGCGGGTTCAAGGTGAGGGCGGGGTTCGTCTCTGAGCGCACCGGGGGATCGGGAGTCGCTGATCTCGACCTCGAGTTCGGTCGAGCCGTAGCGCAGACGCACCTGAACCTCGGCGTGCAGACCCGCGTAGCGGCGGCAGTTGGTC
The Brevibacterium marinum genome window above contains:
- a CDS encoding hydroxymethylglutaryl-CoA reductase, degradative, whose translation is MAENSRIAGFRNMSVNDRRSAVAEATGLDDGAFAQIDATAFGPEQAANLSENVFGVFSLPLGTATNFTINGTDVLVPMATEEASVIAAASNAARMARPQGGFSTSSTQPIMQAQIQLINVADPHAARSRILEHQDEVIDLANAQDPKLVEVGGGVKGLDVRLVEAKSATYVVVHLHVDVRDAMGANAVNTMAEAVSGSLAAIAQGDALLRILTNKADLRLSRARAVFDKEMLGGSEVVDNILHAYELAAADPYRAATHNKGIMNGISAVVLATGNDTRAVEAGAHSHAQADGRYTSLSTFEKDAEGNLVGNLEMPMPVGLVGGATKVHPAARTALRIAEVSTAKDLAEIIVATGLAQNLAALRVLATEGVQRGHMSLHAKNLAVSAGATAEEATAIVERLIAEKSFRFDRVQALLAELRSGARTPDAQGTGAQSSGGQK
- a CDS encoding helix-turn-helix domain-containing protein — encoded protein: MTERAAESDTVSVESVAQAVNLVARGTHVDRSRLEAELGRRPVLVDSLLDLSTTMVRWRQKDHERAALLESASELIQVRDTKRLLQKLVDRAKSLIGCDIAYLSEYSPDTDELNVRASRGAISLQLPALRVPPGVGLAGRVVRDRAAHWTSDYDLTQLPHERRVDSAVKAEGMESLLGVPMVVDGEVLGALFAANRYPHDFGADEITLLSALADHASVILKTARLMGELAEAAALSAASEELAAAKANTLQRLVEVEEQLTQLVLQGHGAAAVTDVIAETLRAEVLIVDSRLLESPEFPSNESSSPGFSSDDGLLGDSDASRGEILAALDTSHRTGRSAQVADDERLIVASVASNSRRHSGLFVRFRNALKDGDHSIVAQAAQSLALIHMNEQSRADAENRVRGELALDLIADTRSLDELRARARSGNFTLLGPWQLIVVQAGPADFDRIGSYLARIEPRILMTQRSPGLTVLLPRSAHRTRTQLEELLAASDVLRESLIVVSDTGFQRSQLRTAEDELWSCVRVLNALSIARGVCPAEDFAPYTAMFGTAPEHVGQFMERMLEPLRQWDRRQSADLVTTLRAYFEHGSSISRTAAALSVHINTVKLRLERIDTVLDNDWRAPEYAFRLHVALRLDQLQRKV
- a CDS encoding pyridoxal phosphate-dependent aminotransferase, giving the protein MYRQSSKLANVLYDIRGPVLEEAEAMETAGHTILKLNIGNPAPFGFEAPEAIVHDMVNHLPVAQGYSDSRGILSGRRAVVQYYETQGIHNLDTSEVFLGNGVSELITLSLQALCNPGDEILVPSPDYPLWTASVALAGGTPKHYVCDEATAWQPDLEDLEAKITENTRGIVVINPNNPTGAVYSRETLKKIVDIARRHGLIIFADEIYEKITYDGVEMVNMATLTGDDVLCLTYSGLSKAYRIAGYRAGWLAITGPLSEAKSYLEGIKLLANMRMCANVPAQHAIQAALGGKQSIEDLVLPQGRLGAQMDVAHEGLNAIDGVSAHRASGALYMFAKLDVDTFDITDDEQFALDLLREQKILVSHGTAFNWSRPDHFRLVTLPSVEVLDESINRLGEFLSGYKQKASTTCELPTVKDLSPAAG
- a CDS encoding TetR family transcriptional regulator, yielding MVDSESHPRRRGRPRKVSSGDARKAIADAASAEFAQKGYDAASIRGIARRAEVDSALVHHYFESKAGLFAEVVRLPVRPDRIVRSAFDAPDDRLGESLVRTVLTAWERTAVRSIGVTVLRSAVSDSDAGRLIRQFLMRELKGSIAGRVEKSGVAPAEADLRATLVLTQMAGALIIRHVLELEPLASLSVGELTARLSPSVQGHLDGVGEGGRDGESGGSASG
- a CDS encoding ABC transporter ATP-binding protein produces the protein MMNNGVETRGLTVRRGRTTVIDRLDLNVPRGAIVGLLGPSGSGKTTLMRAIVGVQIVADGRVTVLGEPAGAAVLRHRVGYMTQRASIYDDLTVRANLRYFARVQGASVADVDRVLERTDLLGQAEQLARTLSGGQTNRVSLAAAMLGSPDLLVLDEPTVGLDPVLRAALWDIFRRLSDDGTTLLVSSHVMDEATRCDRLLLMRDGAVIADTTPSEMLKSTGAGSAEDAFLAMITADSAQSGSPSRPEDLPSRPEHVTHLLSRDEAAPVRQRRKRSSRRTGGRR
- a CDS encoding ABC transporter permease, producing MTPMRTLVTAGRVLGQIRNDPRTIVLLLVVPSLLIGLVAWIFDETDAFATIGPAMLALFPFIVMFLVTSISTLRERRSGTLERLLSMPLGRGDFILGYTLAFGLLAVVQTAVAVTYATLVCGLEIEGSVWLLFVVAVADALLGTALGLLASAFARTEFQVVQFMPVLVFPQILLGGIFLPRDQLPEVLEVVGDWLPLSHAIDALTAVATGDEDSGYIWLRVAFIACWIVGAIVVGSLTLRRRTP
- a CDS encoding GNAT family N-acetyltransferase — translated: MDPIELPLTTDRLQLRTYRESDAEALLPVMSREDVSRYLLQDPWTAEDAKAEVAKRIPRTGLETESRALALVLETAEGLDDIEGSIVIGAIALWHDGESTEKAEIGWILDPAAGGHGFATEAAIAVLNLAFDHYGLHRVFAGMDARNTTSAKLAERIGMRQEAHLRQDWWSKGEWTDTLIYAMLASDRQRA
- a CDS encoding ABC transporter permease gives rise to the protein MSTHQDANTPTTTTSRKSGLATTAQTKRASFTTAIGLVIEREIMVRLKSKAFMISTLLSIVLFGALVAVSGSLPSLFSSTDKVAITSAGATAVEGIDGIEPVSVDSEDEAKDLVTSEEVEAAVVADGQSPVGVTVIAERSAPESLTGELSQVPTVELLDPDAPDPGLTYLIGLGLGLVFFMSAVTFGTTIASSVVEEKQSRIVEILLASTSAKVLMFGKVLACSILAFAQIGLTALSVLIGAAISGNDLVLGKVTEPIAWFIPLFVVGFVMIAALYAAAASMVSRTEDLGSTSSPIMMLIFLPYMGVIIFSSNEAVMAVLSYIPFSAAVAVPMRVFLGTIEWWEPLVSLLILAVTTVLALLLATRIFERSILRSGPKVSWKQALSRPD
- a CDS encoding ABC transporter ATP-binding protein, giving the protein MITVDAISRSFGDKQVLHDLSFSIGAGRMTGFVGSNGSGKTTTMRIILGVLAADSGRITVDDEDITAAHRSAIGYMPEERGLYPKMPIIDQLIYLARFHGLSRHSARRRGLELLEQLDLGGEPGDNLEAVSLGNQQKVQIAAALIHRPRALVLDEPFSGLDPVAVERTLEVLKDFADTGAPVLFSSHQLDLVERLVDDLVIIDRGRLVANGTADELRRERSSPEWILQTDADMGWVREVPDITVVEFDGNWVRFAAPNPDTAEAVLRRAMSVSSVRSFAPHTVALNRLFQEVTQA
- a CDS encoding response regulator; protein product: MIRVLLVDDQSMVRTGFRTILESEDTITVVGEAENGQVAIDRALDLSPDVICMDVQMPVMDGLESTAEIVRRGAAGAVLMLTTFDRDDFLFQALAAGASGFLLKTAEAEQLIDAVTALANGDGLLSPEVTRRVIERSVRSPETTASAAPELELLTDRELEVLHLVATGLSNGEIAGKLFVGEATVKTHVSNLLTKLDIRDRIHAVIFAYENGIVGG